A single Deltaproteobacteria bacterium DNA region contains:
- a CDS encoding twin-arginine translocation signal domain-containing protein, translating into MKITRRQFLQYCTASAAALGLSQLDLLKLEKALAANVCGCEDFEVPHVIWMQGQSCGGCTLSILNRMQTDYPPALLSDTSWNWTPTALDGTTASPGAPVQDVVDLLVGDAVGALTGGVRPGWAPFPNGYINLDYQSEVMAAAGDLITDHVECLEDNTPFFLALSGAIPLMDPHYKATQPTVARQPYSVAGSFDTGDGNGKMERSIAEVVEWLATSPNCLGFVCFGTCASFGGIPAAKGTRCASTGGYNFLVNYRGYDGTGGKADLRGKIVNCPGCAPHPDWMIYPLAYYILTSSLPALDTTEVPDRVWLGDNQVFTRYIRKNTPRDIYTGDKGYSTFCEVCPKFHPTNLCTDLGAGPGNGDGTSQKEFCTREQGCNGPYASPDCPTRRWNNFDDHQPNQWCVGSGLGSATPNHSGANYVCQGCAEVDFPDGRSPFFEPDKNNFS; encoded by the coding sequence ATGAAGATAACCAGAAGGCAATTTTTGCAGTACTGCACAGCCTCTGCCGCAGCACTGGGCCTGAGCCAGCTGGACCTGCTGAAGCTGGAGAAGGCCTTGGCTGCCAATGTTTGCGGCTGCGAAGACTTTGAGGTACCCCATGTGATCTGGATGCAGGGACAGTCCTGTGGGGGCTGTACCCTGAGCATCCTGAATCGCATGCAGACAGACTACCCGCCCGCACTGTTGTCAGACACAAGCTGGAACTGGACACCCACGGCGCTGGATGGCACAACTGCGTCTCCCGGCGCCCCTGTACAGGACGTTGTGGACCTGCTTGTGGGCGATGCCGTGGGGGCTTTGACCGGGGGCGTGAGACCCGGTTGGGCGCCTTTTCCCAACGGCTACATCAATCTGGACTACCAGAGCGAGGTGATGGCCGCTGCCGGGGACTTGATTACGGACCATGTAGAGTGTCTGGAGGATAATACGCCCTTTTTCCTGGCACTTTCAGGGGCGATCCCGCTCATGGATCCCCATTATAAAGCAACGCAGCCGACAGTTGCCCGTCAACCCTATTCGGTGGCCGGAAGTTTTGACACGGGCGACGGAAACGGAAAGATGGAGCGCAGCATCGCCGAGGTGGTGGAATGGCTGGCTACCAGTCCCAACTGTCTCGGTTTTGTCTGTTTCGGGACGTGCGCGTCCTTTGGCGGCATTCCGGCAGCCAAGGGGACTAGGTGCGCTTCCACCGGCGGATATAACTTCCTGGTCAACTACAGGGGTTACGATGGAACAGGCGGCAAGGCGGATCTAAGGGGCAAGATTGTCAATTGCCCGGGCTGCGCACCGCATCCGGACTGGATGATCTATCCGCTTGCCTATTATATCCTGACGTCGAGCCTGCCGGCCCTGGACACGACAGAGGTGCCGGACCGCGTATGGCTCGGAGACAACCAGGTATTTACAAGGTATATCAGGAAGAATACCCCCAGGGATATTTACACCGGGGATAAGGGCTATTCAACCTTCTGTGAGGTGTGCCCCAAGTTTCACCCCACCAACCTTTGCACCGATCTCGGTGCAGGGCCCGGAAATGGTGACGGCACGAGCCAAAAAGAATTCTGTACAAGAGAACAGGGCTGCAACGGCCCGTATGCCAGCCCGGATTGCCCGACGCGCAGATGGAACAACTTCGACGACCATCAGCCCAACCAGTGGTGTGTGGGCTCAGGTCTCGGTTCCGCCACGCCCAATCACTCGGGAGCCAACTATGTGTGTCAGGGCTGCGCGGAGGTCGATTTCCCGGATGGCCGGTCACCTTTCTTTGAACCTGATAAGAACAACTTCTCATAA
- a CDS encoding nickel-dependent hydrogenase large subunit, which yields MAAAKNVGFAYGFNVHDEDATIHASRPDTDDIPEAGHLVRDIIYGSNFVASHIVHFYHLAALDFVDASQDGLGLNKGPLCPRYGPTPGAVDYGYYYRFGTLVTKFLTAKYVLALQFRRMCNQIGGLWGGRAPFIQGLTPGGASPSVSQEAIDKTRELLYEGGVGGTPTAPAAGTILAFIGTPFDFANYVGNTTVLDFSNLPIVGTTTDPATPFAGSHLFDVVAAASFYPEYFWLGNAYERFLAYGVFEKGDLANAIGDNRLLSRGRKNTGAKYSNQTGVLPATFSGPKPAEWQPALQQNVLENIESSHYLYNGGKGGWKQPLQGETTPEPRRIPNPQIGDPAYPDKGAYSWIKSPRYKDTADGLGPAVPYEAGPLARMQVNGDYYAGILYDLGAMGTSAALPFTNGVTIPLGPFAGVPLPQYGAPGPNLGAIFTGMGTMPDLGPAGYNLTYTGGSCLDRYAARQLECWKVANAMVGWLNRLEAQVGAETSTTRDGGGADKYYSSSYGWTEAPRGALGHWMKTNMSTGKIENYQCVVPSTWNASPRDSFGVPGPAEKAMEDVFVKDTDHPLEILRVSHSWDFCTACAVHLVKKNGRGKTEEKTIYIDPAPTCG from the coding sequence TTGGCGGCCGCCAAGAACGTTGGATTTGCTTATGGTTTTAATGTCCATGATGAAGATGCCACCATTCACGCCAGCAGGCCTGATACCGATGACATCCCTGAAGCGGGTCATCTGGTTCGGGACATCATCTACGGGTCAAACTTCGTGGCATCCCATATTGTTCACTTCTATCACTTGGCTGCGCTCGACTTTGTGGACGCGTCCCAAGATGGTCTGGGCCTGAACAAGGGGCCGTTGTGCCCCAGGTATGGGCCGACGCCCGGGGCTGTGGACTACGGGTACTACTATCGGTTCGGTACCCTTGTCACGAAGTTTTTGACAGCCAAGTACGTGCTCGCTTTGCAATTCCGCCGCATGTGCAACCAGATCGGCGGTCTCTGGGGCGGCAGGGCTCCCTTTATCCAGGGCCTCACCCCAGGGGGCGCTTCACCCTCGGTGAGCCAGGAGGCCATTGACAAGACCAGGGAGCTGCTCTATGAAGGCGGCGTCGGCGGGACACCCACGGCGCCCGCTGCCGGTACGATTTTGGCGTTCATCGGTACGCCCTTTGACTTTGCCAACTACGTGGGCAACACGACGGTATTGGATTTTAGCAATCTTCCGATCGTGGGGACGACCACGGATCCAGCTACCCCGTTCGCCGGCTCCCATTTGTTCGATGTAGTGGCAGCGGCGAGTTTTTATCCCGAATACTTCTGGCTCGGAAACGCCTATGAGCGGTTCCTGGCCTACGGTGTGTTTGAAAAGGGCGATCTTGCCAACGCCATCGGCGACAACCGCTTGCTCAGCCGGGGCCGCAAGAACACTGGCGCCAAGTACTCCAACCAGACGGGCGTGCTTCCGGCCACATTTTCCGGTCCCAAGCCCGCCGAGTGGCAGCCGGCACTGCAGCAAAACGTATTGGAGAATATAGAAAGCAGTCACTACCTGTACAATGGTGGCAAGGGCGGGTGGAAGCAGCCACTTCAGGGTGAAACGACTCCTGAGCCCAGAAGGATCCCGAATCCGCAAATCGGGGACCCAGCCTATCCGGATAAGGGAGCCTATTCGTGGATCAAGTCGCCACGGTACAAGGACACTGCGGATGGCTTAGGGCCTGCGGTGCCCTATGAGGCGGGTCCGCTGGCCCGGATGCAGGTGAACGGCGATTACTATGCCGGCATCCTGTACGATCTTGGGGCCATGGGAACCAGTGCCGCATTGCCGTTCACTAATGGGGTCACCATACCGCTTGGACCTTTTGCCGGTGTGCCGCTGCCTCAGTACGGCGCCCCCGGTCCCAACCTGGGCGCCATCTTTACCGGGATGGGTACCATGCCCGACCTCGGTCCTGCGGGCTACAACCTGACCTACACCGGCGGCTCTTGCCTGGACCGCTACGCGGCCAGGCAGCTTGAGTGCTGGAAGGTGGCCAACGCCATGGTGGGCTGGCTGAACAGACTTGAAGCCCAAGTCGGCGCGGAAACCAGCACCACGCGCGACGGCGGCGGTGCGGACAAGTACTATTCCAGCTCCTACGGCTGGACCGAGGCGCCCCGCGGGGCTTTGGGCCACTGGATGAAGACCAACATGAGCACCGGTAAGATCGAAAATTACCAGTGCGTGGTCCCGTCCACATGGAATGCGTCTCCGCGGGATTCGTTTGGTGTTCCCGGGCCGGCTGAAAAGGCCATGGAAGATGTGTTTGTCAAGGACACCGACCATCCGCTGGAGATTCTCAGGGTGTCACACTCCTGGGATTTCTGTACGGCCTGTGCGGTCCATCTGGTAAAGAAGAATGGCCGCGGGAAGACCGAGGAAAAAACGATCTACATTGATCCTGCCCCTACTTGTGGGTAA
- a CDS encoding hydrogenase maturation protease: MKDEGVGVHVARRLQNMDLPENVEVLEGGVLGLDLLDHLEEREKVVVVDAVDGGDDPGTIHRLTRADIESGKTRCHMSLHEIDLPQVFATADLMGLKVDPIIIGIEPKDMDLGYDEMTPEVEAAIPRVIELVLKEIG, translated from the coding sequence TTGAAAGATGAAGGTGTCGGCGTCCATGTGGCAAGGCGTCTTCAGAATATGGATCTTCCGGAAAACGTGGAAGTACTCGAAGGAGGCGTCCTGGGCCTGGACCTTCTGGACCATCTGGAAGAGAGAGAAAAGGTGGTGGTGGTCGATGCCGTCGATGGCGGCGACGATCCGGGCACGATCCATCGCCTCACCAGGGCGGATATCGAGTCAGGTAAAACCAGGTGTCATATGTCCCTTCACGAAATCGACCTGCCGCAGGTCTTTGCCACAGCGGATTTGATGGGCCTTAAGGTAGATCCCATCATTATCGGTATTGAGCCCAAGGACATGGATTTGGGTTACGATGAAATGACCCCCGAGGTCGAGGCAGCCATCCCCAGGGTAATTGAGCTGGTGTTGAAAGAGATTGGTTGA